The genomic window GCGGCGCACGATGTCCAGATACGGCATGCCGGGCTTGACCATCACCATGTCGGCGCCTTCGGCGATGTCGATGGCCACTTCGCGCAGCGCTTCGTCACTGTTGCCGGGGTCCATCTGATAGACCTTCTTGTTGCTCTTGCCCAGGTTTGCCGCGGAGCCGACGGCGTCGCGGAACGGCCCGTAGAAGGCGCTTGCGTACTTGGCGCTGTAGGCCATGATTCGCGTGTGAATGTCGCCTCGCGCTTCCAGTGCGGAGCGGATGGCACCGATGCGACCGTCCATCATGTCGCTAGGTGCAACGATATCGACACCGGCTTGCGATTGCGCGAGCGCCTGCTTGACCAGCACTTCGACGGTGGGGTCGTTGAGGATGTAGCCGGTATCGTCGAGCAAACCATCCTGGCCGTGGCTGGTGTAGGGGTCGAGCGCCACATCGGTCATTACACCCAGCTCCGGAAAGCGTGCTTTCAGCGCCGACACCACGCGCGGAATAAGTCCGTCTGGATTGAAAGCTTCGTCGCCGGTGGGCGTCTTGAGCTTGGCGTCGATGACCGGGAACAGCGCCATCACCGGAATGCCTAGGGCGACGCACTGCTCGGCCACCGGGAGCAACAGATCGAGGCTCAGGCGTTCGACGCCCGGCATCGAAGCCACGGCATCCCGACGCTGCGTTCCTTCCTGCACAAAGACGGGATAGATCAGATCGTGGGATGTGAGCGCATGCTCCCGAACTAGATTCCTCGAGAAGGCGTCGCGGCGCAACCTGCGTGGCCGACCGGCCGGAAATGCGGCAAATGAAGAAGCGTGAGAATTCATGCGGGAAATTTTGCCCGATCTCAAAGATCGCAGCGATTGTCGTTTGGGCGACTATTCAGCCCGTAAAATCGCAGATTTGAAGGCTTTCGTATTGGCTTTCCCGCACAAAACGTCAAAAAATAGTTAACTCAAAGCTTGATAGGTTGTTTGCGCTTTGTTAAATTCCGTCCCGGGCGGCTTGCCGCTCCCCGCTTTTCCTCCCTGAGCGGGTGCCTCGATGTGTGACAGCAAAAAGGCTTCCCAGCCCGGCGTTTTGACGCCGGGCTTTTTTTTGCCTGCTGTGCCGGGCAAAACCTCGGTCAGTCAGTTGCCGGCCGGCGCCACTAAACTGCGGCGATGCTCTGGGTCAAATCGCTGCACATCGTGTTCATCGCCAGCTGGTTCGCCGGCTTGTTCTATCTCCCGCGGATCTTCGTGAACCTCGCGATGGTGCCGCCGGAATCGGTCGCAGAACGCGCCCGGTTGTTGCTGATGGCCCGCAAATTATTGCGTTTCACGACGCTTCTCGCTGTTCCGGCGCTCGCCTTCGGACTGTGGCTTTGGCTGGGCTACGGCATCGGTCTCGGACCAGGCAACGGATGGATGCATGCCAAGCTGGTGCTGGTGCTCGCCACCGTCGGTTATCACCACGCTTGCGGTGTACTGCTGCGTCGCATCGATGCGGGCACAGCGCGGCATACCCACAAGTGGTATCGCTGGTTCAACGAAGCACCGGTTTTGCTGCTGACGGCCATCGTGATCCTCGTCGTCGTCAAACCCTTTTGAACGTGGCGGCTTCGCACAAGACCGCCGCGCTACCGCTTTCCCTGGCCTACGCGGCGCTGATCGTCTACGCCAGTCTTTATCCGTTCGCAGATTGGCGAGACCAGGGCATCGCGCCGTGGGCGTACCTGACGGCGCCGTGGCCGAAGTACTGGACCGGTTTCGATTTGGGCATCAACGTGATTGGCTACGCGCCGCTTGGCTTCCTGATGGCGGTGGCCGTGCTGCGTGCGCGTTCTGACACCCGCGGTTTCAACGCCGTGCTTCGCGCCACGCTGGCGGGTGGTGCGATCTCTTTCGCCATGGAAACATTGCAGAGCTACCTGCCTGCGCGCATCCCTTCGAACGTCGACTTCGGACTCAACACCGTAGGCGCGCTCGTGGGCGCAACCTTGGCCGCAGGGCTGGAGCGCTTCGGCGCGGTGGCGCACTGGAGCCGGGCCCGCTCCGCCTGGTTTGTCGAAGACTCGCGTGGCGCACTGGTGCTGCTTGCGTTGTGGCCGGCCGCGCTGCTGTTTCCGGCAGCTGTGACGTTTGGGTTGGGCCAGGTGTTCGAGCGCATGGAGACGGGCATTGCCGATTGGCTGCAAGACACGCCGTTCATCGACTGGATGCCGGTTCGCCAGTTCGAACTCGAACCGCTGGTGCCCGGCGTCGAGCTGCTGTGCGTCATGCTCGGCGCATTGGTGCCGTGCCTGTTGGCCTTCGTGGTGACGCGCTCGGTGGTGCGACGCGCCATGTTGCTGCCATTGACTCTCGGCATGGGGATGGCGACCACCGCGCTGTCGGCGGCGCTGAGCTATGGCCCTGAGCACGCGTGGGCCTGGTTGAGTTTGCCGGTGCAAATCGGCATTGCCGCGGCGGTTTTCGCCGGTGCCCTTCTGCTCGCGGCGCCGCGTCGCTTTCTGGCCGCGCTGCTCCTGATTGCGCTGGTGCTGCACTTGAGCTTGCTGAACCAGGCGCCGGAGAGCGCGTACTTCGCGCAGACGCTGGCAACGTGGGAGCAGGGGCGCTTCATCCGCTTTCACGGACTGTCGCAGTGGCTCGGTTGGCTCTGGCCTTTCGTGACGCTGGGTTACGTGCTGCTGGTGCTGTCTCGACGGCCGCGGCAATCCTAGAATCTGCGGATGTCCAGTTTTTCATCTACGCCACCCGCTGTTGGCGGCTACTACGAGCGCCACATCTTCTTCTGCCTCAACGAACGCAAGAACGGAGAGGACTCGTGCGCCATGCACGATGCCCAACAAGGCTTTGATCGCTGCAAGTCGAAGGTCAAGGAGGCCGGGTTGTCCGGTGTTGGCAAAGTGCGCGTGAACAAGTCGGGCTGCCTCGACCGTTGTGCCGGCGGCCCGGTGGCGGTCGTGTATCCCGAGGCGGTCTGGTACACATTTGTCGACAACGAAGACATCGACGAAATCGTCGATTCGCATCTCAAGAATGGCCGGGTCGTCGATCGCCTGTTGCTCCCGCCTGACGTGGGCCGTTGAGCCGTGAACTCGCAAACCGAAAAGCTCAGCTTGCACGGCGGCGCGGGCGCGATTGAGGCGGAGCGCGACGCTGCCGCGGCGGGCACACAGGCGCGCGGTGTAGTGGTCATTGCGCATCCGCATCCGCTCTTCGGCGGCACTATGGACAACAAGGTCGTGCAGACACTGGCCCGCGCGTTCATCGCGTCGGGCTGGACGGCAGTCCGATTCAATTTTCGCGGCGTCGGTGCCAGCGAAGGCGTGCATGACGAAGGACGTGGCGAGGCAGACGATATGCGTGCCGTGATCGAGCAAGTCGCGCCGCATGGGGCGTTGGCCATCGCGGGCTTTTCGTTCGGCGCCTTCGTGGCGATGAACGCGCTGAGTGCGCTGTGGGAGGTGCGCGATATTCAGCGCGTGGCACTGGTTGGTGCGAGCGTTGCACGGGTGCCACCGGGACCGTTGCCGGAGGCGGCGCACGAACGCACGCTGGTCGTGCACGGAGAACAGGACGACACCGTTCCGTTGGCAGCCATGCTGGACTGGGCGCGCCCGCAGTCACTTCCTGTCACGGTAGTTCCCGGGGGCGGTCATTTCTTTCACGGACAATTGCCGTTGCTCAAGCAGCTCGTCGCCCGCCACCTTCGCGTGGATTAGTTTCTCGTCTTTCTCCAACCCCCCAATGAATCGTTTCTTCATCGCGTTTCGCGCGCTGATGCTGGCGGCTGCCGCATCGTTCAGCCTGGTCGCGACCGCGCAGGTTCCGGCGCCGCCGGAAGTCGCCGCGCGCAGTTATTTGCTGCTCGATGTCACGGCAAATCAGTTGCTAGCCCAAAAAGACATCGACATGCCGGTCGAGCCCGCTTCGCTTACCAAGTTGATGTCGGCGTATCTGGTGTTCGACGCGCTGCGCGCAAAGAAGATCACGCTCGCGCAGACCATGCCGGTGTCGCTCCGTGCCTCGAAAATGCCGGGTTCTCGGATGTTTATCGATCCGAAAATGCAGGTGCCGGTCGACGACCTGATCAAGGGAATGATTGTTCAGTCGGCCAATGACGCGACCAACGTGCTCGCTGAAGGTATCGGGGGCACGCTGGAGCATTTCGTGGAATTGATGAACGAGCAGGCCAAGGCGCTCGGCATGAGGAACACGACATACAAGAACCCCGAAGGCTCGCCGGCACCGGGTCACATCACGACGGCGCGCGACTTGAGCATTCTGGCCACGCGATTGATCCACGACTTCCCCGAAGAAGGCAAGTACTACGCCATCAAGAAGTACCGCTACCCTGGCACGCCATCGACCAACGACACCAATCGCAACGTGCTGTTGTTTCGCGATCCGACGATCGACGGCCTGAACACCGGGCATACCGATGCCGCAGGTTTTTGCATGATCGCCACCGCCAAGCGCGACTTTCCGAACCTGCCGGGCGGACGCAGGCTGCTGTCGGTCATCCTCGGTGCGTCCAGCGAAACCGCGCGTGCCAACGAATCGCAAAAGCTGCTGAACTGGGGCTACACCGCCTATGACGACGTGCGGCTTTTCGATGCGGATCAGCCGGTTGCCACGCCCGCCATCTGGAAGGGCAAGGTCAACACTCTCAAGCTTGGCCGGCCTGAAGCCATCGTGGTGGCTGTGCCATCCGGTTCGGCCAGTAAAATCAAGACACAACTCGCCCGGCCTGACCCGCTGGTGGCGCCGATCACCAAGTTCCAGGCGGTCGGATCGTTGAAGGTGACGCTCGGCGACCAGTCGGTGGCCGACATTTCACTGGTTGCACTGGAGCCGGTCGAGCAAGCCGGCATCCTCGGCCGCGCCTGGGACGCTGTACGGCTCTGGATCAAGTAAGCGAGAGAGTTGGTTGGCGGCGGCTGGGCTGCTATACTCGTGGGCTTTTCGGAAATTCCCGAGGTGCCTTCGACGGCGCTCGGCGCTATTTCGAAGGGTTTCACGTTTTTGCATCTCAGGTCCCTCGCGTCACGACGAGGAATTCGCCGGGGATGCCGTTTTGGGACTAATTCATTCATGCCAACCATCAATCAACTGGTGCGTCAGGGTCGAACGGTCGAAAAGATCAATTCGAAAAGCCCTGCTATGCAGAACTCGCCGCAACGTCGCGGTGTCTGCACCCGGGTCTACACCACGACCCCCAAAAAGCCGAACTCGGCATTGCGTAAGGTTGCCAAAGTGCGCCTGACGAATGGTTTCGAGGTCATCTCTTACATCGGCGGCGAAGGCCACAACCTGCAGGAACACAGTGTCGTGCTGGTTCGCGGCGGTCGTGTCAAAGACTTGCCGGGCGTGCGTTATCACATCGTGCGCGGTTCGCTCGACTTGCAAGGCGTGAAAGACCGCAAGCAGTCGCGTTCCAAGTACGGCGCTAAGCGCCCCAAGAAGGCTTAAGCCTTCTGCGATAAAAAACGGTGTTCGACGTGCCTTGGCGGGCGCATCGAACGAAGTGGCCCGATTCTGGGTCGAGTAAGTGAGAGTTATTGTTGGCTCTCGCGGCGCTGGAAACGGTGCCAACTGAAGCAAAGAGGTTAGTAACATGCCACGTCGTCGCGAAGTCCCCAAACGTGAAATCCTGCCGGACCCAAAGTTCGGCAATGTCGAGCTGTCCAAATTCATGAACGTGATCATGGAAGGCGGCAAAAAAGCGATCGCCGAGCGCATCATTTATGGTGCACTCGAGCAAATTGAAAAGAAGAACCCGGGCAAAGATCCGGTCGAAGCTTTCACCATGGCCATCAACAACGTGAAGCCGATGGTTGAAGTGAAGTCGCGGCGCGTGGGCGGTGCGAACTACCAGGTGCCGGTCGAAGTTCGCCCGGTCCGTCGTCTGGCGCTGTCGATGCGCTGGATCAAGGAAGCCGCACGCAAGCGCGGCGAAAAGTCGATGGCCCTCCGTTTGGCCAACGAACTCATGGAAGCCACGGAAGGCCGTGGCGGCGCGATGAAGAAGCGCGACGAAGTGCACCGCATGGCCGAAGCCAACAAGGCTTTCAGCCACTTCCGCTTCTAAACGGTCCCCTCAAATCAGACTGGCTGGAAGCCCGACCCACCGCTTGGTGGGCGGGCTTTCATCCGTTAACGGAGTAATTTTTCATGGCACGCAAGACCCCCATCGAGCGCTACCGCAATATCGGTATCTCTGCGCACATCGACGCTGGCAAAACCACCACGACCGAGCGCATCCTGTTCTACACGGGCGTCAACCACAAGATCGGCGAAGTGCACGACGGCGCTGCGACGATGGACTGGATGGAGCAGGAGCAAGAGCGCGGCATCACGATCACCTCGGCTGCCACCACCTGCTTCTGGAAGGGCATGGCGGGTACTTTCGAAGAACACCGCATCAACATCATCGACACCCCCGGTCACGTCGACTTCACGATCGAAGTCGAGCGCTCGATGCGCGTGCTTGACGGTGCTGTCATGGTGTACGACGCGGTCGGCGGCGTGCAACCCCAGTCGGAAACTGTCTGGCGTCAAGCCAACAAGTACAAAGTTCCGCGCCTTGCGTTCGTCAACAAGATGGACCGCACCGGTGCCGACTTTCTCCGCGTGCGCCAGATGATGGTCGACCGACTGAAGGCCAACCCGGTCGTGATCCAGATCCCCATCGGTGCCGAAGAGCGCTTCCAGGGCATCGTCGACCTCGTCAAAATGAAGGCCATCATCTGGGATGACGACAAGGGCGTGACGTTCACGTACAGCGAGATTCCTGAAAACCTCGCTGAAGTCTGTAAGGAATACCGCGAAAAGCTCGTCGAAGCGGCTGCCGAGTCGAGCGAAGAGCTGATGAACAAGTACCTCGAAGGCGAGGAATTGACCGAAGTCGAAATCAAGGCCGGCATTCGCCAGCGCACGATCGCGGGCGAGATCCAGCCGATGCTGTGCGGCTCCGCGTTCAAGAACAAGGGCGTCCAAGCAATGCTCGACGCCGTCGTCGAATACATGCCTGCACCGACCGACATTCCCCCGGTCAAGGGCATGGACGAAGACGAAGTGCCGACAACGCGCAAAGCCGACGACAGCGAAAAGTTCTCGGCGCTCGCATTCAAGCTCATGACGGATCCATTCGTGGGCCAGCTGACCTTCGTGCGCGTTTATTCGGGCGTGCTGACCAAGGGTGACAGCGTTTACAACCCGATTCGGGGCAAGAAGGAGCGCATTGGCCGGATCGTGCAGATGCACGCCAACAACCGCGTGGAAGTGAGCGAAATTCGCGCCGGCGACATTGCGGCGTGCATCGGCCTCAAGGAAGTGACCACGGGCGAAACCCTGTGCGATCCGAATGCGATCCTGACGCTCGAGCGCATGATCTTTCCGGAATCCGTGATCTCGCAGGCCGTCGAGCCGAAGACCAAGGTGGACCAGGAAAAGATGGGTATCGCCCTGCAGCGCCTGGCTCAGGAAGACCCTTCGTTCCGTGTAAAGACGGACGAAGAATCGGGTCAGACGATCATTGCCGGCATGGGCGAGTTGCACCTGGAAATCATCGTTGACCGCATGCGTCGCGAATTCGGCGTGGAAGCTAACGTCGGCAAGCCGCAAGTTGCTTACCGCGAGACGATCCGCAAGACTGTCGAAGACGCCGAAGGGAAGTTCGTGCGCCAGTCCGGCGGCAAGGGTCAATACGGGCATGTCGTGCTCAAGATCGAGCCGCAAGAAGCGGGCAAGGGCTTCGAATTCGTCGATGCGATCAAGGGCGGTGTCGTGCCGCGCGAATACATTCCCGCAGTGGAAAAAGGTGTTGTCGAAGCGCTGACCCAAGGCGTGCTGGCCGGCTATCCGGTCGTCGACGTCAAGGTCACGCTGCACTTCGGCTCCTACCATGATGTGGACTCGAACGAAATGGCATTCAAGATGGCCGCGATCTTCGGTTTCAAGGAAGGCGCCCGCAAGGCCCAGCCGGTCATTCTCGAGCCGATGATGGCCGTGGAAGTCGAAACGCCTGAAGACTACGCCGGCAACGTGATGGGTGATCTGTCATCGCGTCGCGGTATGGTTCAAGGCATGGAAGACATGATGGGTGGCGGGAAGACGATCAAGGCCGAAGTGCCTTTGTCGGAAATGTTCGGCTACTCGACGACGCTGCGTTCGATGTCGCAAGGCCGCGCCACATACACGATGGAGTTCAAGCACTACGCTGAAGCTCCACGCAATGTGGCCGAAGCAATCGTCGCTGCCCGCGCCAAGTGATCTCCAGGTAATTCATCGATTTGTCTGCGACTGTGTGCCTCTCGTTGCCCGTGGCGAGAGATTCAGCAACATGGTGCAGACGTTAAACCTCACACGGGCCTGCTCTTTCAAGGATTGAAAAATGGCAAAAGGAAAATTCGCCCGTACCAAGCCCCACGTGAACGTGGGCACCATCGGTCACGTCGACCACGGCAAGACCACGTTGACGGCGGCCCTGGCCACCGTGCTGTCCGCTAAATTTGGCGGCGAAGCCAAGGCGTACGACCAGATCGACGCGGCGCCTGAAGAAAAGGCCCGCGGCATCACCATCAACACCGCCCACGTCGAATACGAAACGGCCAACCGCCACTACGCCCACGTCGACTGCCCCGGCCACGCTGACTATGTGAAGAACATGATCACCGGTGCCGCGCAAATGGACGGTGCGATCCTGGTCTGCTCCGCTGCTGACGGCCCCATGCCCCAGACCCGCGAGCACATCCTCCTGGCCCGCCAGGTCGGTGTCGGCTACATCATCGTCTTCCTGAACAAGTGCGACATGGTCGACGACGCCGAGCTGCTCGAACTCGTCGAAATGGAAGTACGCGAACTCCTGGACAAATACGATTTCCCAGGCGACGCCACCCCCATCATTCACGGCTCCGCCAAGCTCGCCCTCGAAGGCGACAAGGGTCCCCTGGGTGAAGAAGCCATCATGAAGCTGGCCGACGCCCTGGACACCTACATCCCCCAGCCGGAACGCGCCATCGACGGTGCCTTCCTGATGCCGGTGGAAGACGTGTTCTCCATCTCTGGCCGCGGCACCGTCGTCACCGGCGCTGTCGAGCGCGGTGTCATCAAGGTCGGCGAAGAAATCGAGATCGTCGGCATCTCGCCAACCCAGAAGACCACCTGCACCGGCGTGGAAATGTTCAGGAAACTGCTCGACCAAGGCCAGGCTGGCGACAACGTCGGCGTGCTCCTGCGCGGCACCAAGCGCGAAGACGTCCAGCGCGGCCAGGTGCTCTGCAAGCCCGGCTCCATCAAGCCGCACACCCACTTCACCGCCGAAGTCTATGTCCTGTCCAAGGACGAAGGCGGCCGTCACACGCCGTTCTTCAACAACTACCGCCCGCAGTTCTACTTCCGCACGACGGACGTGACCGGTGCGATCGAGTTGCCAGAAGGCAAGGAAATGGTCATGCCTGGCGACAACGTGAGCATCACCGTGAAGTTGATCAACCCGATCGCCATGGAAGAAGGCCTGCGCTTCGCCATCCGCGAAGGTGGCAAGACCGTCGGCTCTGGCGTCGTGGCCAAGGTCCTCGCTTAATTCATACGGCTAAGGACACACATCATGGCAACCAAGCAAAAGATCCGCATTCGCCTGAAGGCGTTCGATTACAAACTCATCGACCAGTCGGCCGCTGAAATTGTCGATACCGCGAAGCGTACAGGCGCCATCGTCAAGGGCCCTGTGCCTTTGCCGACGCGCATGAAGCGTTTCGACATCCTGCGCTCGCCGCACGTCAACAAGACGTCGCGCGACCAGTTTGAGATTCGCACGCATCAGCGTCTGATGGACATCGTCGACCCGACCGACAAGACGGTTGACGCGCTCATGAAGCTCGACCTGCCGGCTGGCGTCGACGTCGAAATCAAGTTGCAATAAAATCACGGCAACGCTGAAATAAAAACCCGCCGGCAGCGATGTCGGCGGGTTTTTTGCATTCTCGATATCAGCCGTGGCATGCTTCGCACGGCGCCGATCCGGCGTGCGATGCCGTTCTCGTTAAGGTCATGAACAACGTCAAACGTCTATTGCTCTCGGGGTGGTTTGCCGCTGCACTATTGGTTGACGCGTGCGGCGGAGGAGGCGGGGGCGGAGGAGGCGGATTTGCCTTTCTTCCCGTTGCATCTACGCCGGAATCCCCTGCAGCTCCGCCCGCCCCTGCGCCTGTCACAGCGGCCGTGCTGGTCAACGGCCTTGTCACTTTCGACTCCGTGCCCAACACCGCCGGATCGCTGGCTTACGCCGCCACGATTCAAAAGCCCGTTCGAGGCGCGACGGTCCAATTGGTGAGCACAACACAAGCCGTATTGGCTACGACCACGACAGACGCTTCGGGCAACTACGCCGCTTCCGTCCCGCAAGGCTCGACGTTCTTCGTGCGCGTGCGCGCGGCCTTGCTGAACACCGGGGCGTCGTCTTGGGATGTCACGGTGCGAGACAACACCCAAGGCGAGGGCGTGTACGCGCTGGAGTCGGGCTTGGTGGTTGCCGCGGGCGCGGCCATGCAAAAAGATGTCAACGCACCATCGGGCTGGAGCGGCACCTCGTACGGAACGTTGCGCGCGGCGGCTCCCTTTGCGATTTTGGACACGATTTATATGACGCAGCAAAAGGTGCTGTCGGTCGCGCCATCGACAGCTTTTCCGCCTCTGAAGGTTCTTTGGAGCGTCAACAACCTGCCTGCCTCTGGCAACCCTGCGCTGGGGCAAATCGGCACCACGTTCTTTACAGCGTCTACTACCGGTGCGGCTATCTATGTGCTCGGCAAGGCGGACGTCGACACAGACGAGTACGACGCGTCGGTGATTGCACATGAATGGGGTCATTACTATCAGTCGGTTTTCAGCAGAGATGATTCACCGGGCGGCGAGCATGGGTCGAATGACTTGCTCGACCGGCGAGTCGCCTTCTCTGAAGGCTGGGGCAATGCATGGTCAGGCATTGCGTTGAATCGCGCGAACTACACCGACTCTGCCGGCCCAGGACAGAGCATCGGTCTGAATGCTAATTTGGCAGTCGGCGCTGTCGTGGCGAAGGGATGGTTCAACGAAGACTCGATCCAGTACGTGCTTTGGACGCTCAATCAGGTTGCGGGTTTCAAGCCCATTCATGCGGCGATGGCCGGGCCGCTCAAAGCAAGCGCAGCGTTGACCTCCGTCCATTCATTCAACGCAGCACTCAAGACGGTTTCAAATTCGGCAAGTACCAGCCTTGCTCCTCTGCTGACGTCCGAATCCATCGATTCGAACTCCGACGCCTGGGGCTCGATTGAAAGTAACCGCGGCGGTTCTGCCGTCGCCCTCCCGATGTATCGCACGCTGACGGCCGGTGCGGCATTGCCGAACGTCTGTGTGTCGAACGCGTTGGGTTCGGCGGTCGGCGACAACAAACTCGGTAACTACGCATATGTGCGTCTCAGCGTGCTGGTGGCTAAGGCGTACCAGATCTCCGTGACAGGTGGCGGACCCGCAACCGATCCCGACTTTCGTGTCTATAACGCGAGCGGCGTCGTTGCGAAGGCCGAAGCCGTCGCACCAGGTTCCGAAAGTGCAAGCGTTGCGCTCACACCCGGCGAGTACGTACTGGCAGTCACTGACTATCAAAACAAGGCGTCGTCGACATGCTTCACGGTTTCGGCCAATTGAGGATCGCGTCATGACAAACCTTTTCAGATTTGATCACCTTGCTGCGCGAGCCTTTGGCGCTTGCGCGGCGGCTCTAACCTCAATGTCGTGCGCTGCAGCGCTCACGGGGTTGATCGCCATTCCAGGGCAGCCGATTTC from Variovorax sp. PAMC28562 includes these protein-coding regions:
- the tuf gene encoding elongation factor Tu is translated as MAKGKFARTKPHVNVGTIGHVDHGKTTLTAALATVLSAKFGGEAKAYDQIDAAPEEKARGITINTAHVEYETANRHYAHVDCPGHADYVKNMITGAAQMDGAILVCSAADGPMPQTREHILLARQVGVGYIIVFLNKCDMVDDAELLELVEMEVRELLDKYDFPGDATPIIHGSAKLALEGDKGPLGEEAIMKLADALDTYIPQPERAIDGAFLMPVEDVFSISGRGTVVTGAVERGVIKVGEEIEIVGISPTQKTTCTGVEMFRKLLDQGQAGDNVGVLLRGTKREDVQRGQVLCKPGSIKPHTHFTAEVYVLSKDEGGRHTPFFNNYRPQFYFRTTDVTGAIELPEGKEMVMPGDNVSITVKLINPIAMEEGLRFAIREGGKTVGSGVVAKVLA
- the rpsL gene encoding 30S ribosomal protein S12 produces the protein MPTINQLVRQGRTVEKINSKSPAMQNSPQRRGVCTRVYTTTPKKPNSALRKVAKVRLTNGFEVISYIGGEGHNLQEHSVVLVRGGRVKDLPGVRYHIVRGSLDLQGVKDRKQSRSKYGAKRPKKA
- a CDS encoding alpha/beta hydrolase translates to MNSQTEKLSLHGGAGAIEAERDAAAAGTQARGVVVIAHPHPLFGGTMDNKVVQTLARAFIASGWTAVRFNFRGVGASEGVHDEGRGEADDMRAVIEQVAPHGALAIAGFSFGAFVAMNALSALWEVRDIQRVALVGASVARVPPGPLPEAAHERTLVVHGEQDDTVPLAAMLDWARPQSLPVTVVPGGGHFFHGQLPLLKQLVARHLRVD
- a CDS encoding (2Fe-2S) ferredoxin domain-containing protein — protein: MSSFSSTPPAVGGYYERHIFFCLNERKNGEDSCAMHDAQQGFDRCKSKVKEAGLSGVGKVRVNKSGCLDRCAGGPVAVVYPEAVWYTFVDNEDIDEIVDSHLKNGRVVDRLLLPPDVGR
- the fusA gene encoding elongation factor G, which produces MARKTPIERYRNIGISAHIDAGKTTTTERILFYTGVNHKIGEVHDGAATMDWMEQEQERGITITSAATTCFWKGMAGTFEEHRINIIDTPGHVDFTIEVERSMRVLDGAVMVYDAVGGVQPQSETVWRQANKYKVPRLAFVNKMDRTGADFLRVRQMMVDRLKANPVVIQIPIGAEERFQGIVDLVKMKAIIWDDDKGVTFTYSEIPENLAEVCKEYREKLVEAAAESSEELMNKYLEGEELTEVEIKAGIRQRTIAGEIQPMLCGSAFKNKGVQAMLDAVVEYMPAPTDIPPVKGMDEDEVPTTRKADDSEKFSALAFKLMTDPFVGQLTFVRVYSGVLTKGDSVYNPIRGKKERIGRIVQMHANNRVEVSEIRAGDIAACIGLKEVTTGETLCDPNAILTLERMIFPESVISQAVEPKTKVDQEKMGIALQRLAQEDPSFRVKTDEESGQTIIAGMGELHLEIIVDRMRREFGVEANVGKPQVAYRETIRKTVEDAEGKFVRQSGGKGQYGHVVLKIEPQEAGKGFEFVDAIKGGVVPREYIPAVEKGVVEALTQGVLAGYPVVDVKVTLHFGSYHDVDSNEMAFKMAAIFGFKEGARKAQPVILEPMMAVEVETPEDYAGNVMGDLSSRRGMVQGMEDMMGGGKTIKAEVPLSEMFGYSTTLRSMSQGRATYTMEFKHYAEAPRNVAEAIVAARAK
- a CDS encoding D-alanyl-D-alanine carboxypeptidase family protein, with protein sequence MNRFFIAFRALMLAAAASFSLVATAQVPAPPEVAARSYLLLDVTANQLLAQKDIDMPVEPASLTKLMSAYLVFDALRAKKITLAQTMPVSLRASKMPGSRMFIDPKMQVPVDDLIKGMIVQSANDATNVLAEGIGGTLEHFVELMNEQAKALGMRNTTYKNPEGSPAPGHITTARDLSILATRLIHDFPEEGKYYAIKKYRYPGTPSTNDTNRNVLLFRDPTIDGLNTGHTDAAGFCMIATAKRDFPNLPGGRRLLSVILGASSETARANESQKLLNWGYTAYDDVRLFDADQPVATPAIWKGKVNTLKLGRPEAIVVAVPSGSASKIKTQLARPDPLVAPITKFQAVGSLKVTLGDQSVADISLVALEPVEQAGILGRAWDAVRLWIK
- a CDS encoding CopD family protein, whose product is MLWVKSLHIVFIASWFAGLFYLPRIFVNLAMVPPESVAERARLLLMARKLLRFTTLLAVPALAFGLWLWLGYGIGLGPGNGWMHAKLVLVLATVGYHHACGVLLRRIDAGTARHTHKWYRWFNEAPVLLLTAIVILVVVKPF
- the hemB gene encoding porphobilinogen synthase is translated as MNSHASSFAAFPAGRPRRLRRDAFSRNLVREHALTSHDLIYPVFVQEGTQRRDAVASMPGVERLSLDLLLPVAEQCVALGIPVMALFPVIDAKLKTPTGDEAFNPDGLIPRVVSALKARFPELGVMTDVALDPYTSHGQDGLLDDTGYILNDPTVEVLVKQALAQSQAGVDIVAPSDMMDGRIGAIRSALEARGDIHTRIMAYSAKYASAFYGPFRDAVGSAANLGKSNKKVYQMDPGNSDEALREVAIDIAEGADMVMVKPGMPYLDIVRRVKEEFRVPTFAYQVSGEYAMLKAAAQNGWLDHDAVVLESLLAFKRAGADGVLTYFALDAARLLQKQ
- the rpsG gene encoding 30S ribosomal protein S7 translates to MPRRREVPKREILPDPKFGNVELSKFMNVIMEGGKKAIAERIIYGALEQIEKKNPGKDPVEAFTMAINNVKPMVEVKSRRVGGANYQVPVEVRPVRRLALSMRWIKEAARKRGEKSMALRLANELMEATEGRGGAMKKRDEVHRMAEANKAFSHFRF
- a CDS encoding VanZ family protein, with protein sequence MAASHKTAALPLSLAYAALIVYASLYPFADWRDQGIAPWAYLTAPWPKYWTGFDLGINVIGYAPLGFLMAVAVLRARSDTRGFNAVLRATLAGGAISFAMETLQSYLPARIPSNVDFGLNTVGALVGATLAAGLERFGAVAHWSRARSAWFVEDSRGALVLLALWPAALLFPAAVTFGLGQVFERMETGIADWLQDTPFIDWMPVRQFELEPLVPGVELLCVMLGALVPCLLAFVVTRSVVRRAMLLPLTLGMGMATTALSAALSYGPEHAWAWLSLPVQIGIAAAVFAGALLLAAPRRFLAALLLIALVLHLSLLNQAPESAYFAQTLATWEQGRFIRFHGLSQWLGWLWPFVTLGYVLLVLSRRPRQS
- the rpsJ gene encoding 30S ribosomal protein S10 — its product is MATKQKIRIRLKAFDYKLIDQSAAEIVDTAKRTGAIVKGPVPLPTRMKRFDILRSPHVNKTSRDQFEIRTHQRLMDIVDPTDKTVDALMKLDLPAGVDVEIKLQ